The DNA window GTCGATCTCGAAACCCGCCACGGGGATAGTGGTGGTCACGCGGAGCCCCTTGTACGTCACGCTGGAAGGCAGCCGGAAAAAGGTCTGGAAGCCGACCATTCCGACGACGAGCACATGGCCCGCCTCCTTGCCAGCGATCGGCTTGCAGAATGCGTGCGGATCGCAGGGTAAGACGGCTGCAAGCACCCTCTGGTCTTCGTCGCAGGCCGAGAGCGGTGTGTTTTTCAGAAAATCAGCCAGCCTGTCTTCGTCAAAGACGATTTCGTTCAGTTTTGGCTGCGGCTCCATCGGCGCCTCCTTTCGTTCTTTTCGTTTTTGCTCCGATGCATCGGGACTTGCGCCCGAGATGCCGGTTTTGAGCGCGGACCACGCTTACACCGCCAGTAGAGCGCCACCAATGAAGGTTTCGAACTCGTTCCAGTCTCCGATGCGATGATTGTGATTAAGCGTACAGAAATGACCCCGTCAACGTGAAAAATAACAAGGCGTTATCGTGCGTATCGGCATAGGGACCCCCCTGCCGATTCACAGGCCTGACTTACAACAGGTATCGCTATTAAGATAACCTCGCCGCCTGTTACGCAACGCCTGATCCGCTGGGAATTCGCGGCGGGCCGCGGCCGCATGGCCACGTGGACAATCCGATGAATGAGGTCGACCCGGTCGGCCTTTCGCCGATCTACGGACCACTGGATGGCTATGGTAGGCCGACCGGAGTATGGGCCACGCTTACGAGCCGTGACCTTAGACCAACCGGCACTTCGCCGCCAACGCTGAACCCGCCCGGCTTCGCATCGGGTACGGCCCCCAATTTCCACCAGCGAAGCCACCTTTTGGCCGATACGCTGGGGAGATCGGGCAGCGACCCCCGTAACCTCGTGACCCTGACTGACGGTTCAAACCATCCGGGGATGAGCCGGATTGAGCGACAGGTTCGTGACTTCTTGCGCAAAAATCCAAATTGCAGTGTCACCTATGTCGCGATCCCGCTTTATAATGGTAGCAACCTAACGCCGACCGGAGTAGCAATCACCGCCAGAACCTCTGCCGGCGAGATGCTTGCCTCCACCATCGTACCGAATGGTCTGCGGCAGAACAGAAAGTAGAAGGAACTCCTAAATGACCGACAACGTCACCCAACTTTTCGACCGTTCGAATGTCACCCGCGCGGCGTCGGTCGAAGAGATCTCAGCCGTCGAAGCAGAGATCGGTGCGCTACCACCATCCTACAATATCTTCGCGCGGACATTCGGCTACGGCACGACCAACGGCTTGTTCGTCATCGAAATGCCTTTCAGCATGTTCGGCAATGATGGCCTCCTCGTTCGAGGCGTCGAAATCCGCGACCAAGTTCATTCGCTTGTCGCAGAGTACCGGGAAGACGGGATCGAGATCGGCGATCTCGATTGCCTTGAGCCCTACGATGACGAAAGCCGCGACATCGCCGGTTTCTTCGACGACCTTCGCTTCTTCGGCAGCAGCATCAACGGCGAGTACTTGTGCTGGCGGCGCGATCGGGATGACTCTTTCAAGCTCCATGTCATCGACCGCGCCTGCTTTTCAATTCGTTTTGCCGGAACGAGCCTTATCGAATTCATTCGAAGAACGCAGACTGATGACGTCAAAAACTTGCTCGGCTCTGGATACGAGGCACTACCACGTACGTTCGAAGGGGCAACTGCTGAGATTTGAGTACAACGTCGTCTGGGTATTATGCTCAATTCATGTCAGTAACAAACGCCATAACCGCACGCGGGTGTCTTCACTTGAACATGTCCGATAACGTTGCATTATCGGACGTCTTGTTCTTTATATAAAGAATGGCCCAAATCATCGAGCAGAACACAGAAATTCACGCCGAGGAGATCTCAGCGCCGTCTCTCAGCACGGCGCCTGGGCGCGATGTCTCCGGGCCGACGGTGTCGGGCGAAAGCCCCCTCCCCTCTCTCGCCGTTGAGGACCAGACGCCCGCCCATCTTGCAAGCCTTGCTGATCGCGCCCCAGGGTTATGTTGAAGCCGCAAGTTTCGCCAATACGCGCAAAGCCTACGCCGCCGACTGGAAGCATTTTTCCGCGTGGTGCCGGCGGTCCAAGCTGGCTCCCCTCCCTCCGCATCCGCAAACCGTCGGGCTACCATCACAGCCTGTGCTTCTGGCACGGTTGACCGGAAGCACCAAGGCCAACTCTGTCTCGACCATTGAACGACGTCTCTCCTCCCTCAGCTGGAACTATGCCCAGCGCGGTCAATCGCTTGATCGCAAAGACAGGCACATTGCGACGGTGATGGCCGGCATCCGCAACAGCCATGCCCGGCCGCCGGTCCAGAAGGAAGCAGTCATGGCTGATTACTCAAGAACAGCGGGGCGTTCGCGCTTCCAATGCGGAAATGGAGAGGTTAAGTGTCTGAGATAATTTTGGAAATAGATGAAAGAACGATGGAAAACCTGATGACAGGGCCATACGTCTTCATTGAGGAGACGCGATCCCCGGCATTCCGAAAAATAGCCTATTTCAATAAGGCCGCCTTCAAGGCCTATTCGCACCTCATCGACGAACATGGTTGCACCGGATTTTCGATCGAGGTAGAGGATGTAGCCGAGAATAAGCTGCAGGACTATTTCTTTCCCGGTTTCAGCGACATCCGCAAAAAGAACGACATCGTTGAGATCGGTATAGTCGGGTCCGGTGCCTTTCCCGAGGATCTCGAACTCGACGTGTTCAAAGATTTCCCGAACATCAGGAAGATCACAACACAAAGCATTTCTTTCCGGTTCAGACTCCCTGAGCTTTTTCCGAAGCTCGAAAGCTGGCTCAATCTTGACTGGAAGACCAACAAGGTTGGAAACCTCGACAACGACTGGCACGATTTGACGAATCTTTCACTGCACGGATTCAGCGGATCGCTTGTACTT is part of the Agrobacterium vaccinii genome and encodes:
- a CDS encoding DNA/RNA non-specific endonuclease, translated to MNEVDPVGLSPIYGPLDGYGRPTGVWATLTSRDLRPTGTSPPTLNPPGFASGTAPNFHQRSHLLADTLGRSGSDPRNLVTLTDGSNHPGMSRIERQVRDFLRKNPNCSVTYVAIPLYNGSNLTPTGVAITARTSAGEMLASTIVPNGLRQNRK
- a CDS encoding SMI1/KNR4 family protein, with product MTDNVTQLFDRSNVTRAASVEEISAVEAEIGALPPSYNIFARTFGYGTTNGLFVIEMPFSMFGNDGLLVRGVEIRDQVHSLVAEYREDGIEIGDLDCLEPYDDESRDIAGFFDDLRFFGSSINGEYLCWRRDRDDSFKLHVIDRACFSIRFAGTSLIEFIRRTQTDDVKNLLGSGYEALPRTFEGATAEI